The following are encoded in a window of Telmatobacter sp. DSM 110680 genomic DNA:
- a CDS encoding GNAT family N-acetyltransferase, with amino-acid sequence MALITIERITPETALVLKDVRLRALLDSLTAFSSTYAKESLFPDEEWRKRAVRWSSNGSAIFLAMEGDAVCGIIGAYEEVEQCAQVISMWVAPEARRAGVGMKLVEAVADWAQSRGMRELKLMVTSVNDVAIAFYQRMGFAMTGKTGVYPNDAAITEFEMVRRLV; translated from the coding sequence GTGGCCTTGATCACTATCGAGCGCATCACGCCCGAGACTGCTCTCGTGTTGAAGGATGTGCGGCTGCGCGCACTGTTGGATTCTCTGACGGCTTTTTCGAGCACGTATGCGAAGGAGTCGCTGTTTCCCGATGAGGAGTGGAGGAAGCGCGCGGTGCGCTGGAGCAGCAATGGGTCGGCGATTTTTCTGGCGATGGAGGGAGATGCCGTGTGCGGGATAATTGGCGCGTATGAGGAGGTCGAGCAATGTGCGCAGGTGATTTCGATGTGGGTGGCTCCGGAGGCCAGGCGCGCGGGTGTTGGAATGAAATTAGTGGAAGCGGTGGCGGATTGGGCGCAGTCTCGCGGAATGCGCGAGTTGAAGTTGATGGTGACCAGCGTGAACGACGTAGCGATCGCGTTTTATCAGCGCATGGGATTTGCGATGACGGGTAAGACTGGGGTGTATCCGAACGATGCGGCGATCACGGAATTTGAGATGGTGCGCAGGTTAGTTTGA
- a CDS encoding GvpL/GvpF family gas vesicle protein: protein MAWYAYCIGEKQAFPELARHRKPVPLESVHGVSGNQVFLYPASDLAVIVSEHNPTESLNQKSGVDHARVIADCFKHSTVLPFRFGTVFNDDESLRKSIRSNQRQFLGNIDKLRGKTEMHLKILVDDCACSRELGQLSPDKVGRGYLTNLRETATRQRERQTRARAVSFQMHRLFAPLDEEVSCRLTETGKMVLDIAHLIDRKYVERYQNKFTTTTAMMRDCQMQLSGPWPPYHFVHRLTRGAHVPAQPTSVEPIATDAPSAAQPVAAMV, encoded by the coding sequence ATGGCATGGTATGCCTATTGCATTGGTGAAAAACAAGCCTTCCCAGAATTAGCCCGCCACCGAAAACCAGTTCCGCTTGAATCTGTACATGGAGTAAGCGGAAATCAGGTCTTCCTTTACCCAGCCAGTGACCTAGCCGTTATCGTCAGCGAACACAATCCCACCGAATCTTTAAATCAAAAATCAGGCGTGGATCATGCTCGCGTCATCGCTGATTGCTTCAAACATTCCACCGTACTTCCTTTCCGATTCGGTACCGTATTCAACGACGACGAAAGTCTCCGCAAATCCATCCGGTCCAATCAGCGACAGTTTCTAGGTAACATCGACAAACTGCGCGGCAAAACCGAGATGCACCTCAAGATTCTGGTCGACGATTGCGCCTGCTCCCGCGAGCTTGGCCAGCTTTCACCAGACAAAGTAGGCCGCGGATACCTCACCAACCTTCGTGAAACGGCAACCCGCCAGCGTGAACGCCAGACGAGGGCACGCGCCGTCAGCTTCCAGATGCATCGCCTTTTCGCACCCCTGGATGAGGAAGTCAGCTGCCGCCTCACCGAGACCGGCAAGATGGTCCTCGACATTGCCCACCTGATCGATCGCAAGTACGTGGAGCGCTACCAGAACAAATTCACCACCACCACTGCCATGATGCGCGACTGCCAGATGCAGCTATCCGGCCCCTGGCCTCCGTATCACTTTGTCCATCGCCTCACCCGCGGCGCGCACGTTCCTGCGCAGCCTACTTCTGTGGAGCCCATCGCTACCGATGCTCCGTCAGCGGCTCAACCTGTTGCGGCAATGGTCTAA
- a CDS encoding lysylphosphatidylglycerol synthase transmembrane domain-containing protein yields MNKKQWILGLVVLAALVALFLWGRQRFRFDFHVFRTQLAEADWRKIAVGMCCIYLAFVFRSVRWATLLKHNKKIPPFSLLGTQVMGFAAIALIGRVADPVRPYLVSKKTGLPLSSQFAVYIVERLFDAGSMALIFSIAMLWIPEADIVKATSHSGMVSAMQSHSPLLATFFARYGGLALTLFGALFLVAVRLWGAPVASFFERAFGLISKKLGAAIGEKIRTFHAGLDTMRSFSEFAVTASLSIGMWILIAYAYLITCQAFTASHELASITPPKCVLLMIASGGASIFQLPVLGWFTQIVAVAAALTGLFGASPEAATACAATLLLVTFLAVIPVGLIWAQFEHVSLRKVTHESEVAEEIADHHPADDVDRPTANAAE; encoded by the coding sequence TTGAACAAGAAGCAGTGGATTCTGGGCCTCGTAGTCCTGGCAGCGCTGGTTGCACTCTTCCTCTGGGGCCGCCAGAGGTTCCGCTTTGACTTTCACGTCTTTCGGACACAACTGGCAGAGGCAGACTGGCGCAAGATTGCCGTTGGAATGTGCTGTATCTATCTGGCATTCGTCTTCCGTTCTGTCCGCTGGGCCACTCTGCTCAAGCACAACAAGAAAATTCCTCCTTTCTCTCTTCTCGGAACCCAGGTTATGGGATTCGCTGCCATTGCTCTGATTGGCCGCGTCGCCGACCCTGTCCGCCCCTACCTCGTCTCCAAAAAGACCGGCCTGCCGCTCAGTTCTCAATTCGCTGTATACATTGTCGAGCGGCTCTTTGACGCCGGATCGATGGCGCTCATTTTTTCAATTGCTATGCTCTGGATTCCGGAAGCCGACATCGTCAAGGCAACCAGCCACTCAGGTATGGTCTCTGCCATGCAAAGTCATTCCCCTTTGCTCGCAACCTTCTTCGCGCGGTATGGCGGCCTGGCCCTCACGCTCTTCGGCGCGCTCTTCCTGGTCGCCGTTCGACTCTGGGGCGCTCCAGTCGCATCGTTCTTCGAGCGAGCTTTCGGCCTAATCTCCAAAAAACTCGGTGCCGCTATCGGTGAAAAGATCCGCACCTTCCACGCCGGCCTTGATACCATGCGCTCCTTCTCGGAGTTCGCCGTTACCGCTTCTCTATCAATCGGAATGTGGATTCTTATCGCCTATGCCTACCTGATAACCTGTCAGGCCTTCACAGCCAGCCACGAGCTGGCTTCAATCACTCCACCCAAGTGCGTTCTGCTCATGATCGCCAGCGGCGGCGCAAGCATCTTCCAGTTGCCCGTCCTAGGCTGGTTCACCCAAATTGTTGCCGTCGCTGCTGCGCTTACCGGACTTTTCGGCGCTTCGCCTGAGGCAGCCACTGCCTGCGCGGCAACCCTGCTTCTCGTGACGTTCCTGGCCGTCATCCCCGTCGGTCTCATCTGGGCGCAGTTCGAACATGTCAGCCTGCGCAAGGTCACCCACGAAAGCGAAGTCGCTGAAGAGATCGCCGACCACCATCCCGCAGATGACGTTGATAGGCCAACAGCTAACGCGGCGGAATAA
- a CDS encoding YncE family protein, with product MRSRIPQLFCAGAVLAFLFLTGIGACAQTTPNRVLLALSKRNHTLAIVDPTTLQVIARAPVGADPHEVIASEDGKTAYVSIYGGGRYHALSVIDLVAQKALPDIDTGALNGPHGLTFVGGKLWLTAEGAKVVARFDPASAKFDWVMGTGQNRTHMLYVTPDQKQIYTTNVSSGTVSILEQVTLPPMGPPPGMKPSAGMQPPPGPPGGNQPRMDWNETVIPVGKGDEGFDVSPDGQELWTANAQDGTLSVVDLSTRTVKATLDSKTFGANRLKFTPDGKLVLISMLGGGDLVVYDAAARKEYKRVKIGHGAAGILVDAAGNRAFVSCGPDNYVAVVDLKTLEVTGHIDVGGEPDGLAWAVRP from the coding sequence ATGCGATCGAGAATTCCCCAATTGTTCTGCGCTGGTGCAGTGCTGGCGTTTTTGTTTTTGACCGGGATTGGAGCGTGTGCGCAGACAACGCCGAACCGGGTACTGCTGGCACTTTCAAAGCGCAACCACACGCTTGCCATTGTGGATCCGACGACGCTGCAGGTGATTGCTCGCGCCCCGGTTGGTGCTGATCCGCACGAAGTGATTGCGTCTGAAGATGGGAAGACTGCGTATGTCTCAATTTACGGAGGCGGGCGCTACCACGCGTTGTCGGTGATCGACTTGGTGGCGCAGAAGGCGTTGCCGGACATCGATACTGGAGCGCTGAATGGGCCACATGGGCTGACCTTCGTCGGCGGAAAGCTATGGCTGACGGCGGAGGGCGCGAAGGTGGTCGCGCGTTTTGACCCGGCGTCGGCGAAGTTCGACTGGGTAATGGGTACGGGGCAGAACCGGACGCACATGCTCTACGTGACGCCGGATCAGAAGCAGATTTACACGACGAACGTGAGTTCGGGAACGGTGAGCATTCTGGAGCAGGTAACGCTGCCGCCAATGGGCCCGCCTCCGGGAATGAAGCCTTCTGCTGGAATGCAACCTCCACCCGGGCCTCCAGGCGGGAATCAACCGCGCATGGATTGGAATGAGACGGTGATTCCGGTGGGGAAGGGCGATGAGGGGTTTGATGTTTCGCCGGATGGGCAGGAGCTGTGGACTGCTAACGCGCAAGATGGCACGCTGTCTGTGGTCGACTTGTCGACGCGGACGGTGAAGGCCACGCTGGACTCAAAGACATTTGGGGCGAATCGGCTGAAGTTTACGCCGGACGGAAAGCTGGTGCTGATCTCCATGCTGGGCGGCGGCGACCTGGTGGTCTACGATGCGGCGGCTCGGAAGGAATACAAGCGGGTGAAGATCGGGCATGGAGCCGCGGGGATCCTTGTGGATGCGGCGGGGAATCGCGCTTTTGTCTCGTGTGGTCCGGACAACTATGTTGCGGTAGTGGATTTGAAGACCCTGGAAGTGACCGGGCATATCGACGTTGGTGGGGAGCCGGATGGATTGGCTTGGGCGGTGCGGCCGTAG
- a CDS encoding lytic transglycosylase domain-containing protein produces the protein MRFRLHLAAAALACTAVACPAFAAERVLLANGFDMRCNHHAQVGPMVRLYTGTGEASYIEFRPEEIAGYETVPDPPPSLAAPNSKSLRAETTLSPADLHQMLSEAGQQHNLDADLLASVVKAESNGNTRAVSRAGARGLMQLMPGTAAEQGVNDSFKADENVRGGSAYLNNLLIRYHDNIALALAAYNAGPAAVDKYHGIPPYHETRAYVARVIHEFNRRVTARQTQLRQAQTREVTFPLASLQSSPTR, from the coding sequence TTGCGTTTTCGCCTCCATCTCGCAGCCGCGGCCCTTGCCTGCACAGCAGTCGCCTGCCCCGCCTTTGCCGCGGAGCGTGTCCTGCTAGCCAACGGCTTTGACATGCGCTGCAATCACCACGCCCAGGTCGGCCCCATGGTTCGTCTCTACACCGGCACCGGCGAAGCCAGCTACATCGAGTTCCGTCCCGAAGAGATCGCCGGCTACGAAACCGTCCCCGATCCTCCACCGTCACTGGCCGCGCCCAACTCGAAATCACTCAGGGCGGAAACAACGCTAAGCCCCGCCGACCTCCACCAGATGCTCTCTGAAGCCGGACAGCAGCACAACCTCGACGCCGACCTCCTCGCCAGCGTCGTCAAGGCCGAGAGCAACGGCAACACCCGCGCCGTCAGCCGCGCCGGTGCTCGCGGACTCATGCAGCTCATGCCCGGCACCGCCGCTGAACAAGGGGTCAACGACAGCTTCAAAGCCGATGAAAACGTCCGCGGTGGCTCCGCATATCTCAATAACCTGCTAATTCGCTACCACGACAACATCGCACTCGCCCTCGCCGCCTACAACGCCGGCCCCGCCGCGGTAGACAAGTATCACGGCATCCCGCCCTACCATGAGACCCGCGCATACGTAGCCCGCGTAATCCACGAGTTCAATCGCCGAGTCACCGCCCGCCAAACCCAGCTCAGACAAGCTCAAACCCGAGAAGTGACTTTTCCTTTAGCCAGTCTGCAATCCTCTCCAACCCGCTAA
- a CDS encoding FAD-binding oxidoreductase: MTPQIEIADRDALKSLLRGTVHLPDSDGYHEARQVWNAMIDRYPAAIVCASGVADVMTAVQFAAERGLPVAIRCGGHNVAGTSVGDGSIVIDLARFKSVRVDRVQRKACAGGGVLWGEYDHETQAFGLASPGGAISTTGIAGLTLGGGYGYLSRRYGMACDNLISADVVTAAGEFITASADSHPDLFWALRGGGGNFGVVTSLEFQLHPVREPLGGLIVFPFEMSKAVLQRLRDLSLEASDNLATMFAIIPSPDGGKFAAAVVSDIGKEGEGDRAAQAFRELGSVLLDTVAPVSYCTMQRQVDVSYPKGQRHYWKSSFVKTLSDDVIDLVIEAAGSAPSPLNVIMVEVYGGAVARVPSDATAFEHRDALFNLSFLAISNDPANDSEQRAWARENWQKALPYSTGGAYVNYMSEGEDVHSAYSDARFQRLAAIKAKYDPTNLFRFNQNIPPARK, from the coding sequence ATGACGCCTCAAATTGAGATAGCAGACCGCGATGCATTGAAGAGCCTTCTGCGTGGCACAGTACATCTCCCTGATAGCGACGGATACCACGAGGCACGGCAGGTGTGGAACGCCATGATCGACCGCTATCCGGCAGCAATCGTTTGCGCATCCGGAGTCGCGGACGTGATGACGGCGGTCCAGTTCGCCGCCGAACGCGGCCTTCCGGTTGCCATCCGCTGCGGAGGTCACAACGTAGCTGGAACCTCTGTCGGCGATGGCAGCATCGTCATCGACCTTGCGCGTTTCAAGTCCGTCCGGGTCGATCGCGTTCAGCGCAAAGCATGCGCCGGCGGCGGTGTTTTGTGGGGCGAATACGATCACGAGACGCAGGCCTTTGGGCTCGCATCACCGGGCGGCGCTATCTCCACCACAGGGATCGCTGGACTCACACTCGGCGGCGGCTACGGCTATTTGTCGCGTCGTTACGGAATGGCATGCGACAACTTGATCTCAGCCGACGTGGTCACTGCCGCAGGCGAATTTATAACGGCGAGCGCCGATTCCCACCCCGATCTTTTTTGGGCGCTGCGTGGCGGAGGAGGAAACTTCGGAGTCGTGACGTCGCTCGAATTTCAACTTCATCCAGTCCGTGAACCCCTTGGTGGATTAATTGTTTTCCCCTTCGAAATGTCAAAAGCTGTCTTGCAGAGACTCCGCGACCTGAGCCTCGAAGCAAGCGACAACCTTGCAACAATGTTTGCAATCATCCCGTCTCCCGATGGAGGCAAGTTCGCCGCAGCCGTGGTAAGCGATATCGGAAAGGAAGGCGAGGGCGATCGTGCGGCACAGGCCTTTCGCGAACTGGGATCGGTTCTGTTGGATACTGTTGCACCTGTGTCCTACTGCACGATGCAGCGGCAAGTGGATGTGTCTTACCCCAAAGGCCAGCGTCATTACTGGAAATCCTCTTTCGTGAAGACGCTGTCCGATGACGTCATTGACCTGGTGATTGAAGCTGCTGGCTCAGCGCCTTCGCCCCTGAATGTCATCATGGTCGAGGTATATGGAGGCGCCGTCGCCCGGGTACCCAGTGACGCCACGGCTTTTGAACATCGTGATGCATTGTTCAACCTGAGTTTCCTCGCGATCTCAAACGATCCTGCGAACGATAGCGAACAGCGGGCGTGGGCGCGAGAGAACTGGCAGAAGGCCCTGCCATACTCCACCGGAGGCGCATACGTGAATTACATGTCGGAGGGGGAGGACGTGCATTCGGCCTACAGCGACGCACGCTTCCAGCGCCTGGCAGCAATCAAAGCGAAGTACGATCCAACAAATCTGTTTCGCTTCAATCAAAACATTCCGCCCGCGAGGAAATGA
- a CDS encoding amidohydrolase family protein yields the protein MISHVRRLAVVTFPILALSAGFALGQNTSATVPPVIDVHVHAMDESFPGMGAMCPNESKFLASDPSTKEAPFGWSQEECSPKLYPAAKGEYLKDMVAEMERLNVTAVVFGDPKSVQKWRDAAPKRVIPGTSFSQGMTPGGRVPLEELRKDFTKDGFKVMGEIGLQYEGLSPSDPSVDSYFALAEELDIPIAIHMGTGGSGRANVAMPKFRGSMGNPLLLEELLARHPKLRVQVMHAGYPMIDNMLTLLQANSHVYVDVAGLIWSYPLKEVNRYIQRIVDAGFEDRVMFGTDQMEWPKLMAYSISIIQNADYLSPEQKRDILYNNAARFLRLDVMQEK from the coding sequence ATGATTTCGCATGTGCGGCGGCTTGCAGTTGTAACTTTTCCTATTCTTGCTCTCTCTGCCGGGTTTGCGCTTGGGCAAAACACCAGCGCGACCGTACCTCCGGTGATTGACGTTCACGTTCATGCGATGGACGAGTCGTTTCCCGGCATGGGAGCAATGTGTCCGAATGAATCGAAGTTTTTAGCCTCTGATCCGAGCACCAAGGAGGCTCCCTTTGGCTGGAGCCAGGAGGAGTGCAGTCCGAAACTCTATCCCGCGGCGAAGGGCGAGTATTTGAAAGACATGGTCGCGGAGATGGAGCGGCTGAATGTGACGGCCGTCGTCTTTGGCGATCCCAAGAGCGTGCAAAAGTGGAGAGACGCGGCGCCCAAGCGCGTGATTCCCGGGACGAGTTTCAGCCAGGGAATGACGCCGGGAGGGCGCGTTCCGCTGGAGGAATTGCGCAAGGACTTTACCAAGGATGGATTCAAGGTGATGGGGGAGATCGGGCTGCAGTATGAAGGTCTCTCGCCCAGCGATCCGTCGGTGGATTCCTATTTTGCTCTTGCCGAGGAACTCGATATTCCAATTGCGATTCATATGGGAACGGGCGGGTCAGGCCGCGCCAATGTGGCGATGCCGAAGTTTCGGGGATCAATGGGGAATCCGCTTTTGCTGGAGGAACTATTGGCTCGGCATCCCAAACTGCGCGTGCAGGTGATGCATGCGGGCTATCCGATGATCGACAACATGTTGACGTTGCTCCAGGCTAATTCTCACGTCTATGTAGATGTGGCTGGACTGATCTGGAGCTATCCTCTGAAAGAGGTCAACCGTTATATTCAGCGGATAGTGGATGCGGGGTTCGAAGACCGCGTGATGTTTGGAACCGACCAGATGGAGTGGCCCAAACTGATGGCGTATTCGATCAGCATCATCCAGAATGCCGACTATTTGAGCCCTGAACAGAAGCGGGACATTCTGTACAACAACGCTGCACGGTTTCTTCGGCTCGATGTCATGCAGGAAAAGTGA
- a CDS encoding Cof-type HAD-IIB family hydrolase yields MHPPVRLVAIDMDGTLLPTFSQTISPRNVQALKAAQAAGITVAIATGRRTAYTAPLLEGLGLRADMPLITSNGAVTRTLGGEPVDRSHLEARVARGICTLLRPFGTLVFTFDQVGRGELILEDFEQAHQRIALWVEANRDAIDIVKPLEDALTDGNDPIQGMVTGGVDKMKQAEKALKASEWAGSCEAVRTEYPARDLSILDLLPPGVSKGWALERLAARLGVDRKETMAIGDNWNDVDMLEWAGQAVMMSNAAHDLRTLAKTRGWKQTAPNDQDGVAVTLEMVVARRTSAKV; encoded by the coding sequence ATGCATCCCCCCGTTCGCCTGGTGGCGATCGACATGGACGGCACTCTGCTGCCCACCTTCAGCCAGACCATCAGCCCCCGCAACGTGCAGGCGCTCAAGGCGGCACAGGCCGCCGGAATCACCGTGGCCATTGCCACTGGCCGCCGCACCGCCTACACCGCTCCCCTCCTCGAAGGCCTCGGCCTGCGAGCGGATATGCCTCTCATCACGTCCAATGGAGCAGTAACCCGGACCCTTGGCGGAGAGCCGGTCGACCGCTCCCACCTCGAAGCTCGGGTGGCACGCGGCATCTGCACTCTGCTAAGGCCTTTCGGAACATTGGTATTCACATTCGATCAAGTGGGACGCGGCGAATTGATCCTCGAAGACTTCGAACAGGCACATCAGCGGATCGCCCTGTGGGTCGAAGCCAACCGCGACGCCATCGACATCGTAAAGCCCCTCGAAGACGCCCTCACCGACGGCAATGACCCCATCCAGGGCATGGTCACCGGTGGAGTCGACAAGATGAAGCAGGCTGAAAAAGCTCTCAAAGCCAGCGAATGGGCCGGTTCCTGCGAAGCCGTCCGCACCGAGTATCCAGCCCGTGACCTCTCCATTCTCGACCTCCTGCCCCCCGGCGTCTCCAAAGGATGGGCGCTTGAAAGACTCGCCGCCCGCCTTGGGGTCGATCGCAAAGAAACCATGGCCATCGGCGACAACTGGAACGACGTCGACATGCTCGAATGGGCCGGCCAGGCCGTGATGATGTCCAATGCCGCCCACGACCTGCGCACCCTCGCCAAAACCCGCGGCTGGAAGCAAACCGCCCCCAATGACCAAGATGGCGTAGCCGTGACTTTGGAGATGGTAGTAGCCCGCCGAACTTCTGCTAAAGTTTGA
- a CDS encoding DUF502 domain-containing protein, with protein sequence MNPVMARVLRSLQRNILAGIITAGPLFVTWLVFSFLLGSLAKAGLPLVHVLAAIFPEDWLAGPVMQSFLAVVLTLVVLYVLGRVTSLVIGKQAFSLFESMLERLPFVAKVYTSVRQLIDSMLVKKDTNQRVVLVDFPIAGQKSIGFLTRTMVDSNSGEEVAAVLLPNAINPTSAFLQLLPLSRVTMTDLTMEQAMSMLMTGGAVAPESLVFSRPEVLREEAGAVLIPPR encoded by the coding sequence TTGAATCCTGTAATGGCACGTGTCCTGCGGAGTCTGCAGCGCAATATTCTGGCCGGCATCATTACGGCGGGACCGCTGTTTGTGACGTGGCTGGTATTCAGCTTTCTGCTGGGCAGTTTAGCCAAGGCGGGACTGCCCCTGGTACACGTGCTGGCTGCTATTTTCCCCGAGGACTGGCTGGCGGGTCCGGTGATGCAGTCATTTCTAGCCGTGGTGCTGACGCTGGTCGTGCTGTATGTGCTGGGGCGGGTTACTTCGCTGGTGATCGGGAAGCAGGCTTTCAGCTTGTTTGAGTCGATGTTGGAACGTCTGCCGTTTGTCGCGAAGGTGTATACCTCGGTGCGCCAACTGATCGACTCGATGCTGGTGAAGAAGGACACAAATCAGCGCGTCGTGCTGGTGGATTTTCCGATTGCGGGACAGAAGAGCATCGGGTTTTTGACGCGGACGATGGTGGACTCGAATAGCGGCGAGGAGGTGGCGGCTGTGCTGCTGCCGAACGCGATCAATCCGACTTCGGCGTTTCTGCAATTGCTGCCGCTGAGCCGGGTGACGATGACCGACCTTACCATGGAGCAGGCGATGAGCATGCTGATGACGGGCGGGGCAGTGGCTCCGGAGAGCTTGGTGTTTTCGCGGCCTGAAGTGCTGCGGGAAGAAGCGGGCGCTGTTCTTATTCCGCCGCGTTAG
- a CDS encoding flavodoxin domain-containing protein, giving the protein MQPKVLIAYVTRSGSTEDVAEAVGTTMEQADVLVDLKPMAMVEAIADGTPVVLGAALYVGHFPREFHGFMNRFRRELENARPWIFVLGPTDKDPKHFTQAEEQARKELAKYPWLHAADVRVVGGKFDPHHLKLTFPFNLVMKFPGNPMRKMPVSDTRDWEWIRRWAQSIAEHVKKGPDANRGEFAEYTLYKNSMLGK; this is encoded by the coding sequence ATGCAGCCAAAGGTACTGATTGCTTACGTGACGCGGAGCGGGTCGACGGAAGATGTAGCCGAGGCGGTTGGAACGACGATGGAGCAGGCTGACGTCCTCGTGGATTTGAAGCCGATGGCAATGGTGGAGGCAATCGCCGATGGGACGCCGGTGGTCTTGGGTGCGGCACTTTATGTTGGACATTTTCCGAGGGAGTTTCACGGATTTATGAATCGCTTTCGGCGCGAGCTCGAGAACGCGCGGCCCTGGATATTCGTGCTGGGACCAACGGACAAGGATCCCAAGCACTTTACGCAGGCTGAAGAGCAGGCTCGCAAGGAACTGGCGAAGTATCCATGGCTTCATGCGGCAGATGTGCGTGTGGTGGGCGGGAAATTTGATCCGCATCATTTGAAGCTGACGTTTCCATTCAACCTGGTGATGAAGTTTCCCGGCAATCCCATGAGGAAGATGCCAGTTTCGGATACACGGGACTGGGAATGGATTCGCCGGTGGGCACAGTCGATTGCGGAACATGTGAAGAAAGGACCCGACGCCAATCGCGGAGAGTTTGCGGAATACACTTTGTATAAAAACAGTATGCTGGGCAAGTGA
- a CDS encoding response regulator, with protein MPHAQNEGVTGAEPVLKARILLVDDDKSNRDSLGMVLRFSGFDVVTAADVSEALGQIGSQTFDVLLTDLHMPDPGDGLTVASAMRHSHPKAATFIYSGYPEMSAATAAILLQTDQVLLKPMAPGSLVETIRKRLKEGRKSSVNEIENVSTILERESKNTTDDWYRCAERESSFITVHLEKSERCAHLPAVFRDLVHRLRNPLPLGTHALVSADAAEHGRMRFRQGYTASMLVEESRMLQVSIFQSLQNNLQKVDFSLLLVDVMVIADEVDSQLAQAMASYIAEAKLKQLAN; from the coding sequence ATGCCCCATGCTCAAAATGAAGGTGTTACAGGCGCCGAACCAGTATTAAAAGCAAGAATTCTATTAGTAGACGATGACAAGTCAAACCGGGATTCACTCGGGATGGTGCTTCGATTCAGTGGATTCGATGTAGTGACTGCGGCAGATGTAAGCGAAGCACTCGGACAGATTGGCTCTCAGACCTTCGACGTTTTATTGACTGACCTGCATATGCCGGATCCCGGGGACGGATTGACGGTTGCGAGCGCAATGCGGCACTCGCATCCGAAAGCCGCAACGTTTATCTACAGCGGTTATCCGGAGATGTCTGCAGCAACGGCTGCAATTCTTCTTCAAACCGATCAGGTCTTATTAAAACCGATGGCGCCCGGTTCCCTTGTTGAAACGATCAGGAAGCGATTGAAGGAGGGCCGTAAGAGTTCAGTCAATGAGATCGAAAATGTGTCTACGATACTGGAACGCGAGTCGAAGAATACAACTGATGACTGGTATAGGTGCGCGGAACGCGAGTCGAGCTTTATTACTGTTCACTTAGAGAAAAGCGAAAGGTGTGCACATCTACCAGCAGTTTTCCGCGATCTTGTTCATCGACTGCGCAACCCGCTGCCGCTGGGCACGCATGCCCTGGTTTCGGCTGACGCTGCTGAACATGGGCGGATGAGATTTAGACAAGGTTACACGGCTTCCATGCTGGTGGAGGAATCCCGGATGCTGCAAGTCAGCATCTTTCAATCGCTGCAGAATAACCTGCAGAAGGTGGACTTCAGCTTACTTCTGGTTGACGTTATGGTGATTGCAGATGAAGTTGATTCGCAGTTAGCACAGGCAATGGCAAGTTACATCGCTGAAGCCAAACTGAAGCAACTTGCGAATTGA